Proteins encoded in a region of the Nicotiana tomentosiformis chromosome 9, ASM39032v3, whole genome shotgun sequence genome:
- the LOC138899438 gene encoding uncharacterized protein, whose amino-acid sequence MTAASKPSKQQDKDGNKQPPKKPTGRAAGGPNPQKKRKRTEKEMELLPRQLSDDSEQEEEETLVRRTVKKGITPSKGIEIREPVTYQRKASRMSAPTDKGKEKITTESESDSDSDNDHLQINMSDEDEGEPIDRVDWEKYFVNEKAFRAYKKILVSKKYIPEKPINIGPLKTKYSEFLQSIREVQKWGPILKGHGKANLTIVRELYANWRHARGNIVRVRGIDINVSAEALNNFLRVPHTLTDRFDAICKTPDYAHIKSVLCPTRKDAEWKHGSMEYHSIAKEFMSALARVALNFICNRLLPCQHKTDVPRYRALVLYALLEGIPLNFGAIMHDQMQRTRMNYKWRLFFANTLTAFLTERGVLWDKENDDIEAKAPGPYDVTHVLEPNKGRSSKLTVQQLFEHMQADMQENRAELIATRVELSATRDELRQTRADLSRVQTEQATMMKEISLLLRALVQCAGTDISQLIASSTAGPSTPVPPIVTEAPLNRPIEVAVTPDTESAPVVDDRNAMDADAPPP is encoded by the coding sequence atgacagcagcgagtaaaccatccaagcaacaagacaaagatggtaacaaacaaccgcccaaaaagcctaccggaagggcagcgggcggtccaaatccacagaaaaagaggaagcggacggagaaggaaatggaactgctgcctaggcagttaagtgatgattcagagcaagaggaggaggaaacattggtccggaggacagtgaagaagggtattacaccaagcaaaggaatagagatacgagagcctgtgacataccaaagaaaagcttcgagaatgagtgctccaactgataaagggaaggagaagattactacagaatctgaatccgattccgattcggacaatgaccacctacagatcaacatgagtgatgaagacgaaggtgaacccatagaccgagttgattgggagaaatactttgttaatgagaaggcattccgagcctataagaagatattggtttcaaagaagtacattccggaaaagccgataaacatcggaccacttaagacaaagtactcagagtttctccagtcaattcgagaggtgcaaaaatggggacccattctgaaaggtcatggcaaagccaacctcaccattgttagagagctctacgccaattggcgtcacgcacggggaaacattgtgcgagtaagagggatagatattaatgtgtcagctgaagctctgaataacttcttaagggtgccacacacactcactgacaggtttgacgccatatgcaaaacaccagattatgcacacattaagtctgtcctatgccctaccaggaaggatgcagaatggaagcatgggagtatggagtaccactctatagcaaaggaattcatgagtgcgttagcacgtgtggctctaaatttcatttgtaaccgactgctgccatgccaacataaaactgatgtccctcgttaccgcgcactcgtattatatgctttattagaggggataccactcaacttcggagccatcatgcatgatcaaatgcagcgaaccaggatgaattacaagtggaggctgttctttgctaataccctaacggcttttttaacagagaggggagtactatgggacaaggagaatgatgacattgaggctaaagctccaggaccatatgatgtcactcatgttctagagccgaacaagggaaggtcttctaagctcaccgtccaacaattatttgagcatatgcaagcagatatgcaagagaacagggctgagctgatagcgactcgtgtcgagttgagtgccaccagggatgagttgagacagactcgtgcggatctaagccgagttcagaccgagcaggccacgatgatgaaggagatatcattactcctcagagctctggttcaatgtgcaggtacagacatctcccagctgattgcatcatccactgccggaccatccactcctgttcctcccatagtcaccgaggctccactcaacaggcctattgaggtcgctgtaacacctgatacagaatcagcaccagttgttgatgataggaatgctatggatgcagatgctcctccaccttga